Proteins encoded together in one Candidatus Binataceae bacterium window:
- the msrA gene encoding peptide-methionine (S)-S-oxide reductase MsrA: MARRRIATFGGGCFWGVESAFRELDGVIAATSGYMGGWLKHPTYQQVCTDKTGHAEVVQVEYDPAMVSYERLLDLFWDIHDPTTLNRQGPDIGTQYRSVIFYHDVAQKAAAETSLKRLDEAGELGAPIVTQIAPAALFYRAEEYHQRYYERMGIAPHCGVRRPRMGAD, translated from the coding sequence ATGGCGCGAAGACGAATAGCCACTTTCGGCGGCGGATGTTTCTGGGGCGTTGAGTCCGCCTTTCGCGAACTCGACGGGGTTATCGCCGCGACCTCGGGTTACATGGGCGGCTGGCTCAAACATCCGACCTACCAGCAGGTATGTACTGACAAGACCGGGCACGCCGAAGTCGTGCAGGTCGAATACGACCCGGCGATGGTTTCGTACGAGCGGCTGCTGGATCTTTTCTGGGATATTCACGATCCGACCACGCTGAACCGTCAGGGCCCCGATATCGGCACGCAATACCGCTCGGTGATTTTCTACCACGACGTTGCGCAGAAGGCGGCGGCCGAAACCTCGCTCAAGCGTCTCGATGAAGCGGGAGAGCTCGGCGCGCCTATTGTGACCCAGATTGCTCCGGCGGCGCTATTCTATCGCGCCGAGGAATACCATCAGCGCTACTACGAGCGGATGGGTATTGCGCCGCACTGTGGTGTCCGGCGCCCGCGTATGGGCGCCGACTGA